The following are encoded in a window of Oncorhynchus mykiss isolate Arlee chromosome Y, USDA_OmykA_1.1, whole genome shotgun sequence genomic DNA:
- the LOC110509988 gene encoding ubiquinol-cytochrome-c reductase complex assembly factor 3, whose protein sequence is MSGLRTVLVSTGFVGVVGIGYGMWSVITPGEERKREMLKNLPEANPLRMEETRKRNALMMQVLKEAAETDDNIARGLGPMRSQK, encoded by the exons ATGAGTGGTCTACGCACTGTCCTGGTCTCTACTGGGTTTGTCGGTGTGGTAGGCATTGGATATGGAATGTGGTCAGTGATTACAccaggagaggaaaggaagagggaaaTGCTCAAG AATCTACCCGAAGCTAACCCACTGAGAATGGAGGAGACAAGGAAGAGGAACGCCCTCATGATGCAGGTGCTGAAGGAAGCTGCAGAGACCGATGACAACATTGCGAGAGGATTGGGCCCTATGAGATCCCAGAAATAG
- the faub gene encoding uncharacterized protein faub, with amino-acid sequence MKERDIIFLDHHTWAGSENTPSQVCAMKRFLFSISRPNTIGEAHDHYTARLWLTMQLFVRAQTLHTFQVSGLETVADIKAHIEALEGLSCDDQVVFLCGEPLQDDAVIGQSALEFSTLEVTPRLLGGKVHGSLARAGKVRGQTPKVDKQEKKKKKTGRAKRRIQYNRRFVNVVPTFGKKKGPNANS; translated from the exons ATGAAGGAGCGCGACATCATTTTTCTCGACCACCACACGTGGGCGGGATCAGAGAATACTCCGTCACAGGTATGCGCAATGAAACGCTTCCTGTTTTCCATCTCCAGGCCAAACACCATTGGCGAAGCACACGATCATTACACTGCGAGACTTTG GTTGACCATGCAGCTGTTTGTGCGTGCTCAGACTCTCCACACCTTTCAGGTGTCTGGGTTAGAAACTGTCGCTGACATCAAG GCTCATATTGAGGCATTGGAGGGACTCTCCTGTGATGACCAGGTGGTTTTTCTGTGCGGGGAACCCCTGCAGGATGATGCTGTGATTGGCCAATCGGCACTGGAGTTCAGTACTCTTGAGGTTACCCCCCGACTGTTGGGAG GCAAAGTCCATGGCTCCTTGGCCCGAGCGGGGAAAGTCAGGGGACAGACTCCCAAG GTGGATAagcaagagaagaagaaaaagaagactgGTAGGGCTAAAAGGAGGATCCAGTATAATAGGCGCTTTGTGAATGTGGTACCAACATTTGGCAAGAAGAAGGGACCCAATGCCAACTCATAA
- the znhit2 gene encoding zinc finger HIT domain-containing protein 2 translates to MNPILRQRIPPSVRKLLTDIGPRGEHHCSEWPDTEPETVTRDGIELPARGTTNSSEFLTPATGKEDGDADHTDATTQSKVCGLCLCKLSYYTCPRCNVPYCGLECYRSTNHSVCSEEFYKESVLQELKDIGETECEGRKKMQDILLRLRHMADGAEGGMEGVLKTVEEEMGGSEETKERAQVLDLLSKLAEIQSSGEGNVEEILTKLKELGDTDEEAGQVVSANVGDVDEGVEDAEELDLADRLLGLDIDALSEEALWDLLSSQEKEKFRSLVKGGAVGALVPLWRPWWEQHEEGEKALMEVLKEEMGEPEGDDAAEQRGSRTRETVKTNKEGQWGSLRKEEVAGLSSCEKREAESQIMVIADNEVKDSGKRLESVGKSGKEQGQRKCKGKYRKEASKAKGPKSIPGVPPINVKIPPLSSLSSHPSPLVRHGLVDALFGYTFTLRLFNGVIESDITQEFCQMVLTVSEALSSGRVFSSLQETLEGGEAAILAGGYFDREDPSSPARAVEAVAHILTGRSKQDVVGYSLAALSQLRMVLSQARAALPKEGEEGDMRKKYFLAGKKCEFFQAWVSDNAQEVRRLAAGLWREHRKREDERSALQKEKRRVEESWKKGRGKAKGVLIKEID, encoded by the coding sequence ATGAATCCAATACTTAGACAGAGAATCCCTCCATCTGTGCGGAAGTTGTTGACCGACATTGGACCAAGGGGTGAGCACCACTGCAGTGAATGGCCTGACACAGAGCCTGAGACTGTCACTAGAGATGGAATTGAGCTTCCTGCCAGAGGAACCACCAATAGCAGTGAATTTCTGACACCAGCTACTGGGAAAGAGGATGGAGATGCAGACCATACAGATGCCACAACACAAAGCAAAGTGTGTGGGCTGTGCTTATGCAAACTCTCTTACTACACCTGTCCACGATGCAATGTACCTTATTGTGGCCTGGAATGCTACCGGAGTACAAATCATTCTGTGTGCTCAGAGGAATTCTATAAGGAGTCTGTGTTACAGGAGCTGAAAGATATTGGAGAAACAGAGTGTGAGGGGAGGAAGAAGATGCAGGATATTCTGCTAAGGCTGAGACATATGGCAgatggggcagagggagggatggagggtgtttTAAAGACcgtagaggaggagatgggaggtaGTGAGGAGACAAAGGAAAGAGCACAGGTTTTAGACCTCCTCTCCAAGTTAGCAGAGATTCAATCATCTGGGGAAGGGAATGTGGAGGAGATTTTAACCAAACTCAAAGAGTTAGGAGACACGGACGAAGAAGCAGGGCAGGTGGTTTCTGCAAATGTTGGAGACGTCGATGAGGGGGTTGAAGACGCCGAGGAGCTAGACTTGGCTGACAGGCTCTTGGGGCTGGATATCGATGCTCTCTCTGAGGAGGCATTGTGGGACCTGTTGAGCAGCCAGGAGAAGGAGAAGTTTAGGAGTCTGGTGAAGGGTGGTGCTGTAGGAGCTCTGGTCCCCCTGTGGAGACCGTGGTGGGAGCAGCACGAGGAGGGGGAGAAAGCTCTGATGGAGGTACTGAAGGAGGAGATGGGTGAGCCAGAAGGAGATGATGcagcagaacagagagggagcAGGACAAGAGAAACAGTGAAGACAAATAAAGAAGGACAGTGGGGGAGTCTGCGGAAGGAAGAAGTCGCAGGTTTATCCAGTTGTGAAAAAAGAGAGGCAGAAAGTCAAATTATGGTCATTGCGGATAATGAAGTCAAGGATTCTGGGAAAAGACTTGAGAGTGTGGGTAAGTCAGGGAAGGAGCAGGGACAGAGAAAGTGTAAgggaaaatacagaaaagaggcGAGCAAGGCTAAGGGACCAAAATCAATCCCTGGTGTGCCTCCAATCAATGTCAAAATCCCACCTCTGAGCTCCTTGTCATCCCATCCATCCCCTCTTGTTCGCCATGGCTTGGTCGATGCACTGTTTGGCTACACCTTCACCCTACGCCTGTTCAATGGTGTCATCGAGTCAGACATAACTCAGGAGTTTTGTCAAATGGTTCTCACTGTGTCCGAGGCCCTGAGCTCAGGCAGGGTGTTCAGCTCCCTCCAGGAGACCCTTGAGGGAGGGGAGGCAGCCATTTTGGCCGGGGGCTACTTTGACCGAGAGGACCCCAGTTCCCCAGCCAGGGCTGTGGAGGCTGTGGCTCATATTCTGACTGGGAGAAGTAAGCAGGATGTCGTTGGATACTCCTTGGCAGCTTTGAGCCAACTCCGTATGGTGCTATCCCAAGCCAGGGCAGCTCTGCccaaagagggagaagagggggacatGAGAAAGAAGTATTTCCTCGCGGGGAAGAAATGTGAGTTCTTTCAAGCTTGGGTATCTGACAATGCCCAGGAGGTGAGAAGACTGGCCGCTGGGTTATGGAGAGAGCACAggaagagggaggatgagaggagtgcTTTgcagaaggagaagagaagagttgAAGAAAGCTGGAAGAAGGGAAGAGGAAAAGCGAAGGGTGTGTTGATTAAAGAAATAGATTAA